Proteins encoded by one window of Paenibacillus sp. DCT19:
- the glgB gene encoding 1,4-alpha-glucan branching protein GlgB, whose protein sequence is MAIQPLTSPVISPEDIYLFHEGSLHHSYRILGAQPATVDRRQGYQFTVWAPNAKEVGLALDRNGWNGQQDPLYKIPDSGFWTRFFPEIHEGTLYKFRILTEDGTELLKADPYAFEAEVRPQTASVTSSIQGYKWNDGAWRRKQRGVYNKPLHIYEMHIGTWKRKDDGSLYTYREMADLLVPYLLEMKYTHVEMMPLSEHPYDLSWGYQNTGFYAPTSRYGHPKDLMYLVDTLHQAGIGVLLDWVPAHFAKDAHGLRMFDGTPLYEYSDPLLAEKPGWGTLSFDYSKPEVCSFLISNALYWMEMYHFDGLRVDAVTSMLKLDFEKGPGQFRPNRDGGLENQEAVAFLQQLNQTVFQYYPYALMMAEESSAWPLVTSPVDVGGLGFNYKWNMGWMNDTLDYIESDFHERPSKHHLLTFPVVYSFSENYVLPLSHDEVVHGKKSLLDKMPGTYEQKFDGMRAFLGYFMTFPGKKLLFMGGEFGQFIEWKDEDQLDWFLLDYDSHRKLHQFERDLSALYCNEKALWELDHSLDGYEWIAPDDHAQSVISYVRKGKKPADTLLVLINFQPVKRERYRIGVMRPGMYTEVLNSDHSDYGGSGILNDMQLPTEKIPFHGHPHSLEIVLPPLSVVILKKTTRRKTDETANQVTSVSQKTIEPTVSTPVKTRRRKKA, encoded by the coding sequence TTGGCTATTCAACCATTGACAAGTCCGGTTATTTCACCGGAGGATATTTATTTGTTTCATGAAGGAAGCCTTCATCACAGTTATCGTATTTTAGGTGCACAGCCTGCGACCGTGGATCGCCGTCAGGGGTACCAATTTACCGTATGGGCTCCGAATGCCAAAGAAGTAGGGCTGGCTTTAGATCGTAATGGATGGAACGGTCAACAGGATCCTCTATATAAGATACCCGATTCTGGATTTTGGACTCGTTTTTTTCCTGAAATCCATGAAGGAACTTTATACAAATTTCGTATATTAACGGAAGATGGGACGGAACTGCTTAAAGCAGATCCATACGCCTTTGAAGCTGAGGTTAGACCGCAGACCGCTTCTGTAACGAGTTCCATTCAAGGTTATAAGTGGAATGATGGCGCGTGGAGACGCAAGCAAAGAGGCGTCTACAATAAGCCTTTACATATTTATGAAATGCACATTGGAACTTGGAAGCGTAAAGACGATGGGTCGCTTTATACCTATCGAGAAATGGCTGATCTTTTAGTTCCCTACTTATTAGAAATGAAATATACCCATGTGGAAATGATGCCCCTAAGTGAGCATCCGTATGACCTTTCCTGGGGATACCAAAATACGGGTTTTTACGCCCCGACCAGCCGTTATGGACATCCGAAGGATCTGATGTATCTCGTAGATACTCTACATCAGGCAGGGATTGGTGTATTGCTTGATTGGGTTCCGGCTCATTTTGCCAAAGATGCTCATGGTCTGCGAATGTTCGATGGAACACCACTATATGAGTATTCAGACCCATTGTTAGCAGAGAAGCCGGGTTGGGGAACACTCAGTTTTGATTACTCTAAACCTGAAGTTTGTTCGTTCCTAATATCCAATGCTTTGTATTGGATGGAAATGTATCATTTTGATGGGCTACGCGTAGATGCCGTAACAAGCATGCTGAAACTTGATTTTGAAAAAGGGCCAGGTCAATTCCGTCCGAATAGGGATGGGGGATTGGAGAATCAGGAAGCTGTAGCCTTTCTCCAGCAATTGAATCAAACGGTGTTTCAATACTACCCTTATGCACTAATGATGGCTGAAGAATCAAGTGCGTGGCCACTCGTGACCTCTCCGGTCGACGTGGGAGGGTTAGGCTTTAACTACAAATGGAATATGGGCTGGATGAATGACACGCTGGATTATATCGAATCTGATTTCCATGAACGTCCATCCAAACATCATTTGCTCACATTTCCTGTCGTCTACTCCTTCTCTGAAAATTATGTGCTTCCTCTGTCCCATGATGAGGTCGTGCATGGCAAAAAGTCATTGCTGGACAAGATGCCAGGAACGTACGAGCAAAAGTTTGATGGGATGCGTGCTTTCTTAGGATACTTTATGACGTTTCCTGGTAAAAAACTGTTGTTCATGGGAGGAGAGTTTGGCCAGTTCATCGAATGGAAAGATGAAGATCAACTGGACTGGTTCTTACTAGACTATGACAGTCACCGCAAGCTTCACCAATTTGAGCGGGATCTGTCTGCGCTTTACTGCAACGAGAAAGCGTTGTGGGAGCTTGATCATTCCTTAGACGGTTATGAATGGATTGCTCCGGATGATCATGCACAGAGCGTCATTTCATACGTTCGTAAAGGAAAAAAACCGGCGGATACACTCCTTGTGCTCATCAACTTTCAACCGGTCAAGCGGGAGCGTTACCGGATTGGCGTCATGCGTCCCGGTATGTATACCGAAGTTCTGAACAGTGATCATTCCGATTACGGAGGATCAGGTATACTAAATGATATGCAGTTGCCTACGGAAAAGATTCCTTTTCACGGGCATCCACATAGTCTCGAAATTGTCTTACCTCCGCTCAGCGTGGTTATTCTAAAAAAGACGACGCGCCGGAAAACGGATGAGACAGCGAACCAAGTCACTTCTGTCAGTCAGAAAACGATTGAACCTACTGTAAGCACCCCGGTCAAAACAAGAAGGAGGAAAAAGGCGTGA
- the glgA gene encoding glycogen synthase GlgA has product MNILFAAAEAHPFIKTGGLADVIGALPQALQKAGADVRVILPKYKGIPDEYKEAMKPVIVTDVPLGWRRQYCGIEMMEYEGIPVYFVDNEYYFGRDGVYGYMDDGERFAFFNRAVLEVLPLLEFKPDVLHTHDWHAGMIPLLLKAHYAHDAFYSEIRTVFTIHNLLYQGVFPHSLFSDLLELDDRYFTMDGVEYYGNVNFLKAGIVYADHVTTVSPTYAQEVQTSYYGYGLDGLLSSLGDRFSGIVNGIDTNSYNPATDNKIAVKYRTSLSKKMENKVELQKELGLPVRPDVPLMVMVTRLVDSKGLDLVCRVLDELLYYDDIQFAVLGTGDSDYEHWFREGANRFPLKMSAQITFNDGLSRRFYAGSDLFLMPSRFEPCGISQLLALRYGSIPLVRETGGLNDTVQSYNEFTGEGNGFSFTNFNAHDMMNTIRRAEEFYRDKEHWKTIVKNAMSGDYSWDVSAEEYMDIYRGISIATEK; this is encoded by the coding sequence GTGAACATTTTATTTGCTGCCGCAGAGGCACATCCATTTATCAAAACAGGAGGACTTGCTGATGTGATTGGAGCTTTGCCTCAAGCCTTGCAAAAGGCTGGGGCAGATGTTCGGGTCATTTTACCCAAATATAAAGGCATTCCTGATGAATACAAAGAGGCTATGAAACCTGTTATTGTGACTGATGTACCACTTGGCTGGCGCAGGCAATATTGCGGAATTGAAATGATGGAATATGAAGGCATCCCGGTGTACTTTGTCGACAACGAATATTATTTTGGTCGGGATGGCGTGTATGGTTATATGGATGATGGAGAACGGTTTGCATTCTTCAACCGAGCTGTGCTCGAAGTATTGCCTCTTCTGGAGTTTAAGCCCGATGTACTACATACTCATGATTGGCATGCGGGTATGATTCCTCTGTTGCTGAAGGCTCATTATGCCCATGATGCGTTTTATAGTGAGATACGAACGGTCTTTACTATACATAATTTGCTGTATCAAGGCGTATTTCCACATTCATTGTTCAGTGATTTGCTTGAACTGGATGATCGTTACTTCACGATGGATGGCGTGGAATATTACGGTAATGTGAATTTTCTAAAAGCAGGCATTGTCTATGCAGATCATGTCACTACCGTAAGCCCAACCTATGCTCAGGAAGTACAAACTTCTTATTATGGTTACGGGCTGGATGGGTTGCTTAGTTCTCTGGGAGATCGCTTCAGTGGAATCGTAAATGGAATTGATACCAACAGCTATAATCCGGCAACCGACAACAAAATTGCAGTGAAATATCGAACAAGTCTGTCCAAGAAAATGGAGAACAAAGTAGAACTGCAAAAGGAGCTCGGACTACCTGTTCGTCCAGACGTTCCTCTGATGGTTATGGTAACCCGTCTTGTCGATTCTAAAGGACTGGATCTCGTCTGCCGTGTGCTTGATGAACTGCTGTATTACGATGATATTCAGTTTGCAGTGCTCGGCACAGGAGACTCCGATTATGAGCATTGGTTCCGAGAGGGAGCCAATCGTTTCCCGCTCAAAATGTCTGCTCAGATTACATTCAATGATGGATTGTCCAGGCGCTTCTATGCAGGAAGTGATCTCTTCTTGATGCCTTCACGATTCGAGCCATGTGGCATCAGTCAGCTTCTAGCCCTTCGATATGGCAGCATTCCCCTCGTGCGCGAAACAGGCGGATTAAATGATACGGTTCAGTCTTATAATGAATTTACGGGGGAAGGGAACGGATTCTCGTTCACGAACTTTAACGCCCATGATATGATGAACACGATTCGCCGTGCTGAGGAGTTCTACAGGGATAAGGAGCATTGGAAGACGATTGTGAAAAATGCGATGAGCGGTGACTATAGCTGGGATGTCTCTGCCGAAGAATATATGGATATCTACAGGGGTATTAGTATTGCAACTGAAAAATAA
- a CDS encoding M20 family metallopeptidase translates to MTHTKSHILTVIDQYASRFKEISSYIGANPELGNEEYLASARLKEELTYHGFEVEAPILGLDTAFIGTYTAAKPGPTIALLCEYDALPEIGHACGHHLICMMSLGAAVGLKAILDEVGGTIKVFGTPAEETRGAKVPMAEAGMFDDCDIAIMAHPYYAFERSGSSLAIDAVQFEFHGKSSHAAASPHEGINALDAVIQTFNGINAFRQQVKSTVRIHGVINHGGQAANIIPDYASAQFYVRAATRKELNVLTERVIQIAEGSALQTGCKLVTSNYETSYDEMVTNERLSNTFSQNLVQLGIPQEEIVSGNDHGSMDIGNVSLRCPAIHPYIRVVDEVHTLHSIEFRDLALQERALDGMILGAKALATTAYDVLTQPELLEEIQSEFKQLEEVVQKVQF, encoded by the coding sequence ATGACACATACTAAATCACACATTTTAACGGTTATTGACCAATATGCTTCCCGTTTTAAAGAAATTTCATCATACATTGGTGCAAATCCCGAACTTGGCAACGAAGAGTATCTTGCCTCCGCTCGCTTAAAAGAAGAATTAACGTATCATGGCTTCGAAGTAGAAGCACCGATCCTCGGCCTTGATACAGCTTTTATCGGAACTTACACCGCAGCTAAACCTGGGCCAACCATTGCTTTATTGTGCGAATATGATGCCTTACCTGAGATTGGTCATGCCTGTGGTCATCACCTCATCTGTATGATGAGTCTCGGTGCAGCTGTAGGTCTGAAGGCAATCCTCGATGAAGTTGGAGGAACCATTAAAGTGTTCGGTACACCTGCCGAAGAGACGCGTGGTGCCAAAGTTCCTATGGCCGAGGCGGGCATGTTCGATGACTGTGATATTGCCATTATGGCTCACCCTTACTATGCCTTTGAGAGATCAGGAAGCTCGCTCGCGATTGATGCTGTGCAGTTTGAATTCCATGGCAAATCGTCTCATGCTGCTGCTAGTCCGCATGAAGGAATCAATGCACTCGATGCCGTCATCCAGACCTTTAATGGCATTAATGCTTTCCGTCAGCAAGTCAAAAGCACAGTTAGAATTCATGGTGTAATCAATCATGGTGGGCAAGCCGCGAATATTATTCCGGATTATGCTTCTGCTCAATTCTATGTACGGGCTGCAACTCGTAAAGAATTGAATGTCCTTACTGAGCGGGTGATTCAAATTGCTGAAGGATCGGCATTGCAGACTGGATGTAAGCTGGTCACGTCCAACTATGAAACTTCTTATGATGAGATGGTTACCAACGAGCGATTATCAAACACATTCAGCCAAAATTTAGTTCAGCTCGGGATTCCACAAGAAGAGATTGTAAGTGGCAATGATCATGGCTCGATGGACATTGGTAATGTATCCCTTCGTTGTCCAGCGATTCACCCTTACATTCGTGTTGTGGATGAAGTTCATACCTTGCATTCCATTGAATTCCGCGACTTAGCTCTACAGGAACGTGCGCTGGACGGCATGATTCTGGGTGCCAAAGCGCTTGCAACAACAGCTTATGATGTATTAACTCAGCCGGAATTGCTAGAAGAGATCCAGTCCGAGTTTAAGCAACTTGAAGAGGTTGTTCAAAAAGTCCAATTTTGA
- a CDS encoding ABC transporter substrate-binding protein/permease — translation MKLISRYTMMLLTFVLMLTVAVPAALASGTTDSSGGKKLVLGTSADFAPYEFHKVINGKDEIVGFDIEIAKEIAADLGAELVIEDMGFDGLLPALQSGRVDLVISGMTPTDERKKSIDFSDTYYKSKQVIMIRTEDTNKYQTMADLQNEKIGVQKGSIQETIGQGISGAKLTALDKISDIVLQLQTKRVNAAIVEDTVAAGYLDDVIGLAPIAVDEEQVEAAIGIRKGNTELLNAVNSTLERLKSENRIEEMVTEASQLMAGKDTKNIFQVFWEYKSFYATGIGYTLLLSALGVLFGVIIGLIICMFRMHDMAILRWIGTAYVELIRGTPMLVQLMIIYYGLSLTFGINFSALQAGVITLSINSGAYLAEIFRAGVQGVDRGQLEAARSLGMGRGAAMRYIILPQAFKAVLPAIGNEFVTIIKESSIISVIGMVDIMYQASVVKNITYQGMNPFLIAAAIYFVMTFILSKLLGRLERKLNASDRR, via the coding sequence TTGAAATTGATTAGTCGTTATACCATGATGCTGCTGACTTTTGTGCTGATGTTGACGGTTGCTGTACCAGCGGCACTCGCAAGCGGCACTACGGACAGTTCAGGCGGTAAAAAATTGGTGCTCGGCACAAGTGCCGACTTCGCGCCATATGAATTCCATAAAGTGATTAATGGAAAAGATGAAATTGTTGGATTTGATATTGAAATCGCAAAAGAAATCGCTGCTGATCTAGGAGCAGAGCTTGTCATTGAGGATATGGGATTCGACGGACTTCTTCCGGCACTCCAAAGTGGTCGTGTGGACTTAGTTATCTCAGGCATGACACCAACGGATGAGCGTAAGAAAAGCATCGATTTCTCTGATACGTATTATAAATCGAAACAAGTTATTATGATTCGCACCGAGGATACAAATAAATATCAAACGATGGCGGATCTGCAAAATGAAAAAATCGGGGTTCAAAAGGGTTCCATTCAGGAAACCATTGGACAGGGGATCTCAGGTGCCAAATTAACGGCATTGGATAAAATCTCTGATATCGTTCTGCAGTTGCAGACCAAGCGTGTAAATGCAGCGATTGTAGAAGATACCGTAGCTGCTGGTTATCTGGACGATGTCATCGGTCTTGCACCTATTGCGGTGGACGAAGAGCAGGTCGAGGCTGCGATCGGGATTCGCAAAGGCAATACAGAGTTGCTGAATGCCGTAAATAGTACGTTGGAACGTCTTAAGAGTGAGAATAGAATTGAAGAAATGGTAACGGAAGCAAGCCAATTGATGGCAGGTAAAGATACCAAAAATATTTTCCAAGTATTCTGGGAATACAAAAGCTTCTATGCTACAGGTATAGGTTACACCCTTTTGTTATCTGCACTCGGTGTATTATTCGGGGTAATCATCGGTTTGATTATCTGTATGTTCCGGATGCATGATATGGCTATTCTGCGTTGGATCGGTACAGCGTATGTTGAACTTATTCGCGGTACGCCAATGCTGGTGCAATTGATGATCATCTACTATGGATTGTCTTTAACCTTTGGAATTAACTTCTCAGCGCTACAAGCCGGTGTAATTACACTTTCCATTAATAGTGGTGCTTACCTTGCGGAGATATTCCGTGCAGGGGTTCAAGGTGTGGATCGTGGTCAATTAGAAGCTGCTCGTTCACTTGGAATGGGTAGAGGTGCAGCGATGCGCTACATTATATTGCCACAAGCGTTCAAGGCTGTCTTGCCTGCAATTGGTAATGAGTTCGTAACGATTATTAAAGAGTCCTCCATTATCTCAGTGATTGGTATGGTCGACATTATGTATCAGGCAAGTGTGGTCAAAAATATTACGTACCAAGGAATGAATCCATTCCTTATTGCAGCAGCCATTTATTTTGTAATGACCTTCATACTGTCCAAGCTGCTGGGACGACTGGAAAGGAAGTTGAATGCAAGTGATCGACGTTAG
- a CDS encoding amino acid ABC transporter ATP-binding protein translates to MIDVSQLYKSYGKNEVLKGIDVTIGKGEVVVVIGPSGSGKSTFLRCLNLLEQPTSGEILFEGVSITEPKHNINATREKMGMVFQHFNLFPHKTIQQNITIAPIKVKKQSVQEADQIAADLLKTVGLSDKKDAYPNQLSGGQKQRIAIARALAMQPHVMLFDEPTSALDPEMVGEVLDVMKRLAENGMTMVIVTHEMGFAREVGDRILFMDGGVIIEQGTPDEVFGAPKNARTRDFLAKVL, encoded by the coding sequence GTGATCGACGTTAGTCAATTATATAAATCCTATGGAAAAAATGAAGTGTTAAAGGGCATAGATGTAACCATTGGCAAAGGCGAGGTTGTCGTTGTCATCGGACCGTCAGGTTCGGGTAAAAGTACGTTTTTGCGTTGTCTGAACTTGCTTGAGCAGCCGACGTCAGGCGAGATCCTATTTGAAGGTGTTTCGATTACGGAACCAAAGCATAATATCAATGCTACTCGTGAGAAAATGGGGATGGTGTTTCAGCATTTCAACTTATTTCCTCACAAAACGATCCAACAAAACATCACAATTGCTCCAATCAAAGTAAAGAAACAATCTGTGCAGGAAGCAGATCAGATTGCCGCAGATTTGCTTAAAACGGTTGGGTTGTCTGACAAAAAAGATGCTTACCCTAACCAGTTGTCCGGTGGACAAAAACAGCGTATTGCGATTGCGAGAGCACTCGCGATGCAGCCACACGTAATGTTATTTGACGAGCCAACTTCAGCACTTGATCCAGAGATGGTTGGAGAGGTGCTTGATGTCATGAAACGCCTAGCAGAGAATGGGATGACGATGGTCATTGTAACACATGAGATGGGCTTCGCTCGTGAAGTAGGAGACCGGATTTTGTTTATGGATGGCGGCGTGATTATCGAGCAAGGAACACCTGATGAAGTGTTTGGTGCACCTAAAAATGCACGTACACGTGATTTTCTTGCCAAAGTGTTATAA
- a CDS encoding 3D domain-containing protein: MLIQAVPAYADSVHVAKEGDTFYTLSKQYGVGMEALIKANANISPYNIYGGLKINVPGQANTVSAAAAPAAKAETKTITTASLDVNADSKVVEAWGKTFDYSKTIEMKATAYSADPSENGKWGAVDYFGNPLELGTIAVDPSVIPLGTKVLVTGHTHPGLPKQAFVATARDTGGAIKGKRVDIFIPGSKQSVSTFGFQDVELYILK, encoded by the coding sequence ATGCTCATTCAGGCCGTTCCAGCTTACGCTGACTCTGTTCATGTGGCCAAAGAGGGAGATACTTTCTATACCTTATCCAAACAGTATGGTGTAGGTATGGAAGCACTCATTAAAGCAAATGCGAATATTTCACCTTATAACATCTATGGTGGGCTAAAAATTAATGTACCTGGACAAGCCAACACCGTCTCAGCGGCAGCCGCTCCAGCAGCCAAAGCAGAGACTAAAACGATCACCACAGCGAGTCTGGACGTCAATGCAGACAGCAAAGTGGTCGAAGCATGGGGCAAAACTTTTGATTACAGTAAAACGATTGAAATGAAGGCAACTGCCTATTCAGCAGATCCATCGGAGAATGGCAAATGGGGTGCAGTGGACTACTTCGGTAATCCGCTTGAGCTGGGTACAATCGCTGTAGATCCAAGTGTGATCCCGCTGGGAACGAAAGTTCTTGTGACAGGTCACACACACCCAGGACTGCCGAAACAAGCGTTTGTAGCTACGGCGCGAGATACAGGTGGTGCGATCAAAGGCAAACGCGTTGATATTTTCATTCCTGGTAGTAAACAATCCGTGAGCACATTTGGTTTTCAGGATGTAGAGCTTTACATTTTAAAATAA
- a CDS encoding polysaccharide deacetylase family protein: MRIRLIALSFITLLLSGIFAPAHLSAQPNQASTPVDAQGDEQLTLGQLRQKYSDTFKTNGPSTKQVALTFDDVPDPRFTPQVLDILKKYKVKATFFIVGKRAEKHPALVKRMVREGHIIGNHSYSHPEFSKLTMNDFRKQILHTGDIIRNLTGYTPKMIRPPYGDINEKQLQWAQKQQYSIVNWNVDSLDWKGLSKDKVKQNILSAVKPGSIILQHAGGGVGSNLQGTIDALPEIIEELRSRGYSLVTLDEMLNISKSK; the protein is encoded by the coding sequence ATGCGTATTCGCCTCATCGCATTATCATTTATCACGCTACTACTGAGCGGAATTTTCGCACCTGCTCATTTGTCAGCTCAACCGAACCAAGCTAGTACACCTGTCGACGCACAGGGCGATGAACAACTCACACTAGGTCAACTTAGACAGAAATATTCAGATACGTTCAAGACAAATGGACCTTCCACGAAACAGGTTGCGCTGACTTTTGATGATGTTCCTGATCCAAGATTCACACCACAAGTACTGGATATTCTGAAGAAATATAAGGTCAAGGCGACTTTTTTTATTGTAGGCAAGCGAGCGGAAAAACATCCGGCTCTGGTTAAACGCATGGTTCGTGAAGGTCATATCATTGGTAACCACAGCTATAGTCACCCTGAATTCAGTAAGCTGACGATGAATGATTTTCGCAAACAAATTTTACATACCGGGGATATCATTCGCAATCTGACCGGGTACACGCCAAAAATGATTCGTCCGCCTTACGGGGACATTAATGAAAAACAACTCCAGTGGGCTCAAAAGCAGCAGTATAGCATTGTGAACTGGAACGTGGATTCACTCGATTGGAAAGGTCTTTCCAAAGACAAAGTGAAGCAGAACATCTTATCCGCGGTTAAACCCGGGTCAATCATTCTTCAACATGCAGGTGGTGGAGTAGGCTCTAATCTGCAAGGTACAATTGATGCGTTACCAGAAATCATTGAGGAACTGCGAAGTCGAGGGTATAGTCTTGTAACATTGGACGAAATGTTAAACATCTCGAAGAGTAAGTGA
- a CDS encoding PspA/IM30 family protein has protein sequence MSIFKRLRDLTMSNINSIIDKAEDPIKMTDQYIRDMQEDLQDAEKAVAAQIAIEKKFKQLYEEQEALVKKREEQAHTAARAQNMDLARRALEEKKTAEEKMAEYKTSYDQNKASADNLRGKLDEMRKQLTEMKNKRETLVARYNAAKAQTEINKALNGFSSDTASAGMKRMEEKMMQMEAQAEASNEMSSKGKSLDDEFEKLGKDQAVEDELAALMKQYENKN, from the coding sequence ATGTCCATTTTCAAACGTTTACGAGATCTAACGATGTCCAATATTAACTCCATCATTGATAAGGCAGAAGATCCAATTAAAATGACAGATCAGTATATCCGTGATATGCAAGAGGATTTGCAAGATGCAGAGAAGGCTGTAGCAGCACAGATTGCCATTGAGAAGAAGTTCAAGCAGCTATATGAAGAGCAAGAAGCTTTAGTGAAGAAACGCGAAGAGCAAGCGCATACTGCAGCACGTGCACAAAATATGGACTTGGCTCGCCGAGCGCTTGAAGAGAAGAAAACAGCTGAAGAAAAAATGGCTGAGTACAAAACAAGTTATGATCAGAACAAAGCTTCCGCTGACAATCTGCGTGGTAAGTTAGACGAGATGCGCAAGCAGTTAACGGAGATGAAAAACAAACGTGAGACGTTGGTTGCTCGTTATAACGCAGCGAAGGCTCAAACTGAGATCAATAAAGCTTTGAATGGATTCAGTTCTGACACAGCAAGCGCTGGAATGAAGCGTATGGAAGAAAAAATGATGCAAATGGAAGCACAAGCTGAAGCAAGCAACGAAATGTCCTCCAAAGGAAAATCCTTGGATGATGAATTCGAGAAGCTTGGTAAAGATCAGGCGGTTGAAGATGAACTGGCTGCATTGATGAAGCAGTACGAGAACAAGAACTAA
- a CDS encoding DUF350 domain-containing protein: MDLNILAMLVWTLSGSVLLFVLMYVDSLFTKYKDFAEVKAGNMAVTTRMVMKLFAQGYVLATSISTAGHLGEALLVSVVSFIILLILENGVHYVIRTRANLDLDTGIQQGKTGYGLFSGALHIVGALIIAACL; encoded by the coding sequence ATGGATTTGAACATTTTGGCAATGCTGGTCTGGACGTTATCGGGTTCGGTTTTGCTGTTTGTCTTGATGTATGTGGATTCATTGTTTACGAAATACAAGGATTTTGCTGAAGTAAAAGCAGGTAATATGGCTGTAACCACCCGGATGGTTATGAAGCTTTTTGCCCAAGGTTATGTACTTGCGACCTCAATCTCGACCGCAGGACATCTTGGTGAGGCTTTGCTCGTATCTGTCGTTTCCTTTATTATTTTGCTCATTCTGGAGAACGGCGTGCATTATGTTATCCGTACAAGAGCCAATCTAGATCTGGATACAGGGATTCAGCAAGGGAAGACGGGATACGGTCTCTTCTCAGGTGCATTGCATATTGTAGGCGCATTAATCATTGCAGCTTGCTTATAA
- a CDS encoding DUF4178 domain-containing protein — protein sequence MSVWKRIKGILAKPEPPRAEKTMLQLAPGDICEVSLVTYEVVGRVHHRSRNAVVLTLQDGTAFRHLHIEERELTRYALYTPIDGRLDTPDEVPTLLDLDGRAYHLEEEYGGMVTTAGRTPYGQAGEQLVWQYQSDDHKLLRVEWQDRRFTLYEGEVILPADIKVIRSS from the coding sequence ATGAGTGTATGGAAACGGATTAAAGGAATACTAGCTAAACCCGAACCGCCTCGGGCAGAGAAGACGATGTTACAGCTTGCACCTGGTGATATCTGTGAAGTCTCTCTTGTAACATATGAGGTTGTTGGGCGGGTACATCATCGTTCAAGAAATGCTGTCGTATTAACATTGCAGGATGGTACAGCTTTCAGACATTTGCACATTGAAGAACGTGAATTGACGCGTTATGCTCTCTACACACCTATTGATGGTCGTTTAGATACGCCTGATGAGGTGCCAACCTTATTAGATCTAGATGGACGCGCATACCACCTGGAGGAAGAATATGGAGGTATGGTGACGACTGCAGGCAGAACACCGTATGGTCAGGCAGGAGAGCAGCTCGTGTGGCAGTATCAGTCTGATGATCACAAGCTACTTCGTGTGGAGTGGCAAGACAGACGTTTTACACTTTATGAGGGTGAGGTTATCCTTCCTGCGGATATCAAAGTGATTCGTTCGAGCTAG